In the Anguilla anguilla isolate fAngAng1 chromosome 7, fAngAng1.pri, whole genome shotgun sequence genome, one interval contains:
- the LOC118231003 gene encoding uncharacterized protein LOC118231003, whose translation MLQDHYGMLSWEALLPWQQEERVEELADWAECALDSTDLLCLSELPGAFRIYRGWDRVALRLCPEQVNPDVLQWTAALSLKELHSCNQLEKRGLAAVMESLDVTSLWQLSLYVQVTMMRVAREKHSHGALLAGSQSWESWPDVRSPHYRDLARFWLGEQSPWNSDRRAFCHCSPQQAVLQCMLSCQECERENLIELFHSLTPEELQGPVVQSSQSMGTFPEYRSALRQLCIMRLREIKSELGEAASWGDCALGVLTQLMKLQDAEVMALILDLQEVSKDYLIELHDKYTAELQAQKLANLFLLLLPDSCQHSRPMGNSVNGKSSALELLHHGEAREIPQGTRDNVKGAQERPAVGSDRGELGSECRNSLAREEIPYLEVLHDSRMQEEPYGERAIVKGVDGPCEVPLYFEKQGSLIAVAWGKPAEDANIQVFSDEMMECEAAPSLGQEEVSDAPHLQVATEDAGEDEASAFFQCSPCAAGHQVETDQEDASASKLPLYEAPVEDKDGELHGERMDPQRPSGNKSEPVFSEFSQLAGDIQDQPTEEAIYTGKSPPSGPTVHETRPEDETDEEKSDQTMEDASKEPHFDIATDFFDTCNGKAERFQEYPTEDAASTVKTGTKGYQREATITHISEMEREETMKSLVDMQRKAENKCQRDKERQMFRIQERLSIIQNKKSEEDLLGHKQGDSLKELTENFKQEDRHRQKTLVKEKLEQLRRERSHVMQSKRDRNTAVFKELLDPVVLHRPEQEDIVNCESVNALHHQIA comes from the exons ATGCTCCAAGATCACTATG GCATGCTATCCTGGGAGGccttgttgccatggcagcaggaggagagggtggaggagctggCAGATTGGGCAGAATGTGCCCTGGACAGCACAgacctgctctgtctctctgagctGCCTGGAGCATTTAGAATCTACAG GGGCTGGGACAGGGTGGCTCTGAGGTTATGTCCTGAGCAAGTGAACCCAGATGTGCTGCAATGGACTGCTGCACTCTCCCTCAAAGAGCTGCATTCCTGCAATCAACTAGAGAAGAGGGGCCTGGCAGCTGTCATGGAAAG TCTGGATGTGACAAGCCTGTGGCAGCTGTCATTGTATGTGCAGGTGACAATGATGAGGGTAGCGAGAGAGAAACATTCCCATGGGGCTTTGCTGGCAGGCAGCCAATCCTGGGAGAGCTG GCCAGATGTTAGAAGCCCTCACTACAGAGACCTGGCAAGGTTCTGGCTTGGTGAGCAGAGTCCCTGGAACAGTGACAGGAGAGCATTTTGTCACTGCTCACCACAG CAGGCAGTACTGCAGTGTATGCTGTCATGTCAGGAATGTGAGCGGGAGAACCTCATTGAGCTCTTCCACAGTCTCACACCAGAGGAGCTACAGGGGCCTGTGGTACAGAGCTCACAAAGCATGG GAACTTTCCCAGAATACCGTTCTGCTCTGAGACAGCTGTGCAttatgagactgagagagataaAGTCTGAGCTCGGGGAGGCAGCCTCCTGGGGTGACTGTGCACTGGGGGTTCTGACTCAGCTAATGAAGCTGCAGGATGCAGAGGTCATGGCGCTGATCCTGGACCTGCAGGAAGTG AGTAAGGATTACCTTATTGAGCTTCACGACAAATACACAGCAGAGCTACAAGCCCAAAAATTGGCCAACTTGTTTCTGCTCTTACTGCCTGATTCATGCCAGCACAGCAGACCCATGGGTAACAGTGTCAACGGCAAATCTTCAGCCTTAGAG CTGCTGCACCATGGTGAGGCTCGTGAGATTCCACAGGGAACCAGAGACAATGTGAAGGGAGCGCAGGAGAGGCCAGCAGTCGGCAGTGACAGAGGGGAGCTCGGTAGTG AGTGCAGAAACTCCCTTGCCCGAGAGGAAATCCCCTATTTGGAGGTATTACATGACAGTCGTATGCAAGAGGAGCCATATGGTGAAAGAGCCATTGTAAAGGGAGTGGATGGCCCATGTGAAGTTCCTCTATACTTTGAAAAACAAGGTTCTCTGATCGCAGTGGCTTGGGGTAAACCAGCAGAGGATGCCAATATCCAG GTATTCTCTGATGAAATGATGGAGTGCGAAGCAGCCCCTTCTCTAGGGCAGGAGGAGGTAAGTGATGCTCCACACCTCCAGGTGGCTACTGAAGATGCAGGTGAAGATGAGGCCTCTGCCTTTTTCCAGTGCAGTCCTTGTGCTGCAGGACACCAGGTTGAGACAGACCAGGAAGATGCCAGTGCTAGCAAG ttaccACTATATGAGGCCCCTGTGGAAGACAAGGATGGGGAGCTGCATGGGGAGAGAATGGATCCACAGAGGCCCTCAGGCAACAAGTCAGAGCCAGTCTTTTCAGAATTTAGTCAGCTAGCTGGGGACATCCAAGACCAGCCAACTGAAGAAGCTATTTACACTGGCAAG TCACCCCCTAGTGGCCCTACTGTACATGAAACAAGGCCTGAAGATGAAACCGATGAAGAGAAAAGTGACCAGACCATGGAGGATGCTTCAAAAGAGCCACATTTCGACATAGCAACAGACTTTTTTGACACGTGCAATGGAAAAGCTGAACGATTCCAGGAATATCCAACCGAAGACGCTGCAAGTACTGTTAAA ACAGGGACCAAGGGTTACCAAAGGGAAGCAACCATTACTCACATCTCTGAAATGGAGCGTGAGGAGACCATGAAGAGTCTTGTGGACATGCAAAGGAAAGCCGAAAACAAGTGTCAGCGAGACAAGGAGAGACAAATGTTCAGG atccAGGAGCGTCTGTCTATCATCCAGAACAAGAAGTCCGAGGAGGACCTTCTGGGACACAAACAGGGAGACAGCCTCAAGGAGCTCACAGAGAACTTTAAGCAG GAGGATAGACATCGGCAGAAAACCCTTGTTAAAGAGAAACTGGAACAACTGAGGCGAGAGCGCTCGCACGTCATGCAGTCTAAGAGAGACAG GAACACAGCTGTATTTAAGGAGCTCTTGGATCCAGTGGTTCTCCATAGACCTGAACAGGAAGACATAGTGAATTGTGAAAGTGTTAATGCTCTGCACCATCAAATAGCTTAA